The stretch of DNA CTGCCATGCCGATCCTGGATATTGCCTGCGTTTACCTGATAAAGATAAACCGTACCAGATTTTTTTCAGTTAGCCCAGTGCATCGATAGTCGTTTTGTAACAATTAGTAAGTGGGTAAAAATAAAGTTGGTAATTGGTAAGAGCATTGAGTAACTTCCCATTACCCATTACCGATTACCAACCTTAGCAAGGTCACCTACTTTGCTTTCACAAAAGCCTTGATGCGATCGCCACATTTTTGCTATACTTAGTGGTTGTGCTGGTGTAGCTCAGTGGTAGAGCAGCTGATTTGTAATCAGCCGGTCGCAAGTTCAAATCTTGTCACCAGCTTTCAAAGCTCAAATATAAAAAATATTCGGGGAAACTCGCATGACTCGATAAAGATTTCTTGAAGCTGCTTCAAGATAAAACGCTTGTACATAGCTTTTTTGTACTGTGGCATTAGAGGCAACAGCACAAAAGTTATTTTATGTCAGATAATAAAGCGTTATTCGATTATTGGCACGACAGAGTTCAGTTAAAAAACCACGAAAAAATCGCAGCAGCCCAACACATACCAACGCAAGTACTGCGTCACGAACATACTAACTATGACCTGCTACGGCAAAGCGCCGAGGTGCAACAGCTAAACGAACCAGAACGCAGTCGCGTGATTGCGATCATTAAATATGAGTGTACCGCCCAAGTTCTGCAATATCGGGCTGGTTGTCTGCGCGATCGCGCTCAAGAGATTGAAGACTCTTATCAAGAAATAAGTAAACACAGATCGCAGCTACTACGTCTTATCAAAGTCCTGCAAGAAAAACTTTTCGGTAAAGATCAAAAATTGCAACAGCTGGAAACACGCATAACTTCGTTGTCAGCCGAGAATGAGGCGCTACGATCTGAACTTGAAAGCACAAAAGCCGCAGAAGAACTACATCAAGAATTAGAGCAACTCAAAAAGCAGTACGATGCGGTTGAAAAGCGCAGACGCGAACTTGCTAAAAACAATCAAAGTCTAGGAGGAAGAGTTGCACACGCGCAACGATACAAGAGAGAACGCGATGAAGCAAGAGCGTTATTAGCCGAAAAAGAGCGCCAAATTTTGAGCTTAACCGCAGAAAATGAGCAACTGCGAGCAACCAACGAGCAATTTCTCCGTAAATTAAAAAGCTTAGCAGCCGAACCTACAATCGGATAAAAATATGAACCTGCAAAAACTCAAAGCCACAGTCTATGAGATTGCCGCAGTTAGGACAATTAAGCAACTCAAGACAAAATACGAGGTTCTCAAATCGCTAGATATGCGCCGTAAAGCTTCATGGAAACAGGCGCTAGTAATCGTACAGCAACATCAGCAAGAATTTAAGCATTGGTTAGAAAATCCACCTGACGAATACAAAGAACTCTTTGCAGAAATTGACCAAGTGGCGGGAGACTATGACAATGAGTTAGCAACTTTCAAACAAAAGCAGCAAGCAATGACATCAATTGCTGACGATCTCGAAACTTTGGCTGCGGAAATGCAAGATGAAGGCGATCGCTTACAAGACGAAGTTGAACGAGCCAGAAAAATTGCCCAGCAAGCCGATTTAAACTAAAAATTATAGATACCTTTCGATATTTATGAACAAGTCCGCGCAGCTGGACTTTGTCGATCTAGCGGCAAATTCATTCGTCAATTCCAATAAATTAAAATTAAAGTAACAGCCTCACAGTGTTTATTCTATATTTGCTGTTGCAACGCGAATGACTGAACAACGCGACACCGAATTGCCACCCGCAGATTCTCAACCTCCTAGTGAATCAACGCAGCATGACTGGAAAAATAGAATTTCGGATTTTTGGAGTGGAACAACATCACGTTTCAAGCAAGTTCTACCCGTCGAGCAAGCCGCACAAACTGTAACGAAATGGTTTAGTATTAGTGACGAGCAAATTGCAGAAATTCTAGCGACAGTCCGCGCTGAATTACCAACAACGGAAGCGCTGTTAATCGGTAAACCGCAAGCGGGAAAAAGTTCAATTGTGCGGGGACTTACCGGCGTCTCAGCAGAAATTATCGGTCAAGGATTTCGCCCGCATACGCAACACACCGAACGCTATGCGTATCCTTCAAACGATTTACCATTGCTGATTTTTACCGATACCGTTGGATTAGGAGATGTCAATCGAGATGCGCCAGCTATTGTAGAAGAATTAATCAACCTACAGCAAGAAAGTAACCGCGCGCGAGTTTTAATCCTCACCGTCAAAATTAACGACTTTGCCACGAATACGTTGCGAGAAATTGCGACACAACTGCGTCAAAAATATCCTGCGGTTCCCTGTTTGCTAGCTGTAACGTGCTTGCACGAGGTTTATCCTCCAGGAATTGAAGATCATCCAACTTATCCACCCAACTACACCGAAGTCAATCGCGCTTTTGCAGCCATGCAAGAAACATTTAGCGGATTGTGCGATCGCGCAGTTCTGATTGATTTCACCCTCGAAGAAGATGGCTATACTCCGGTATTTTATGGCTTAGAAGCTTTGCGCGATACTTTAGCAGATCTTCTCCCCGAAGCCGAAGCGCGTGCGATTCATCAATTGTTAGATCGGGAAGTAGGCGACAAAATCGGTAATCTCTACCGTGATGTAGGACGACGCTATATTTTACCATTTTCAATTATGGCAGCAACGCTCGCCGCCGTTCCATTACCCTTTGCGACAATGCCTGTCTTAACTGCGTTGCAAGTATCAATGGTAGGGTTACTCGGAAAATTATACGGACAGACACTAACACCATCGCAAGCGGGAGGTGTCGTTAGTGCGATCGCCGGTGGTTTCTTAGCGCAAGCGATCGGGCGCGAGATTGTAAAATTTATTCCTGGTTTTGGCAGTGCGATCGCCGCTTCCTGGGCTGCTGCTTATACTTGGTCATTAGGAGAAGCCGCGTGTGTTTACTTTGGCGACTTGATGGGCGGTAAAAAACCCGATCCGCAGAAAATTCAAGCGGTAATGCAAGAAGCGTTTCAATCAGCAAAAGCGCGGTTTAAGGGGATGAAGTCTTAATGGTAATAGGTAATGGGTAGTTGGTTCTAACTTTTGTGCTGTGGCGGCGGTACGATACCGAGTTTAGATAAACCTGCATCAATATCTTTCAGCAGTTGAAAATCTTCTTGAGGTAAAGGAAATGTATTGTGTTGTTCTAAAAAGGTAAAGGCTTGTCTAAATTGATGCGATCGCGCTTTAATTGGTGCGTCGAAATGACAAGGAATAATCCACTCAAAGTCCCAACTTGCCACTTTATTAGCCCAGTCGATAGTTTCTTTTGGTGCGCGGTTTAAAATAAGTGTTTGCAGAATCGGTGCCACAAATAAACGACCATTTCCGCACAGTGCATCAAAAGATCGTTGCCAATTCTGCGTCCATTTAAACGGAAATAGCCCAAAATAGTTTTTGCGCGAACGATCTGGCGATCTAACAGCATTGCGAAATACCTTACCCCAGCCTACAACATCAAGAACGCTAGGGCGAAAGTACAATGCAAACAGTGCAGTGCGTTGCCATCCTTTACGGCGATTAGCCAGGGTATCTGCGATCGCATCTGTGGCACTATCTTTAGCATGAAACAGTAGCGGATAAGGATCGAGTTGCACAATCGCAGGTGGATCTTCTGGTACAGACACTACCGAATCAGTCACGAGTAAGGTGCGCGATTTTTTGTGGAAGAAAGCAACTTCAGAAAATCGCCCAGGTCCCAGTTCAATTGCACCGAGAATAGCATAGTCGCACTCGTCTGCAAAAGGCGCTTGGCTGCTATCTTGGGGTAATACGTGCGTGCGTTGAGGTGGAAACCCCAGCCAACTTAATGGTAAATTGAGCGGAAAACTCCACTGATTCGGTGCAACAAACACTTGTGCATTGGGAAAGTGACGAGCAAAAGGACCTACAAAAACTTTATGTTCAATTCCTGATATTGTTGGTAAAATAATATACTTAACATCACCGTGTTCGGCAACTAACTCATTGACAAGGCGAATACACTCTGGAGTAGGCGCAACAGGTGCATAAATCAGCAAGCCTCGATCGAGCTTGACAACCGTCATGCGAATTG from Chroococcidiopsis sp. TS-821 encodes:
- a CDS encoding GTPase family protein; this translates as MTEQRDTELPPADSQPPSESTQHDWKNRISDFWSGTTSRFKQVLPVEQAAQTVTKWFSISDEQIAEILATVRAELPTTEALLIGKPQAGKSSIVRGLTGVSAEIIGQGFRPHTQHTERYAYPSNDLPLLIFTDTVGLGDVNRDAPAIVEELINLQQESNRARVLILTVKINDFATNTLREIATQLRQKYPAVPCLLAVTCLHEVYPPGIEDHPTYPPNYTEVNRAFAAMQETFSGLCDRAVLIDFTLEEDGYTPVFYGLEALRDTLADLLPEAEARAIHQLLDREVGDKIGNLYRDVGRRYILPFSIMAATLAAVPLPFATMPVLTALQVSMVGLLGKLYGQTLTPSQAGGVVSAIAGGFLAQAIGREIVKFIPGFGSAIAASWAAAYTWSLGEAACVYFGDLMGGKKPDPQKIQAVMQEAFQSAKARFKGMKS
- a CDS encoding DUF4336 domain-containing protein: MNAQETLEKTPLNDFAWWFWFVVPLYPFSKRRTIRREVIKDTVWTFDQIQGIFYVVVPIRMTVVKLDRGLLIYAPVAPTPECIRLVNELVAEHGDVKYIILPTISGIEHKVFVGPFARHFPNAQVFVAPNQWSFPLNLPLSWLGFPPQRTHVLPQDSSQAPFADECDYAILGAIELGPGRFSEVAFFHKKSRTLLVTDSVVSVPEDPPAIVQLDPYPLLFHAKDSATDAIADTLANRRKGWQRTALFALYFRPSVLDVVGWGKVFRNAVRSPDRSRKNYFGLFPFKWTQNWQRSFDALCGNGRLFVAPILQTLILNRAPKETIDWANKVASWDFEWIIPCHFDAPIKARSHQFRQAFTFLEQHNTFPLPQEDFQLLKDIDAGLSKLGIVPPPQHKS